A window of the Fusarium poae strain DAOMC 252244 chromosome 3, whole genome shotgun sequence genome harbors these coding sequences:
- a CDS encoding hypothetical protein (SECRETED:SignalP(1-15)), which translates to MKSVVLSVLASGAAAQITLGSMGGLGLSPELFQNAAINPSDPEYATCQDAVSLVQKCVSSVGGLDAAPTADAEALVACACCDGSENAAPLYSVCSSYLEDEAPENTSQYEAYGTLYSACKIGGAKCTGGSGSASGSSRSVIARPTATEDDDEDRSTITTSPAQQTYASACVDMLGIFTSCTAKDRDFTNLPFKEQAECYCCRGSGNDLTWTDAMDNYARTCADWARTGESKTAYSVAKTFATFCERFSNVCEFAGAQTQGSDSDESTQASTTENSSSRQTDDSSDSNDNDSETSNNNAGPVTVTVDAQPTETGNDATSARAGFGAVLAVIAALAITL; encoded by the exons ATGAAGAgcgttgttctttctgtcCTGGCCAGTGGTGCCGCTGCTCAGATTACTCTTGGTTCTATGGGTGGTCTGGGTCTTAGCCCTGAGCTCTTCCAAAACGCTGCCATCAACCCCAGCGACCCCGAATACGCAACCTGCCAGGACGCCGTTTCACTCGTTCAGAAATGTGTTTCCTCTGTTGGCGGTTTGGACGCTGCTCCCACCGCTGACGCCGAGGCTCTCGTCGCCTGCGCTTGTTGTGACGGTAGTGAAAACGCTGCTCCTCTTTACTCGGTCTGCTCCAGCTACCTCGAGGATGAGGCACCCGAGAACACCTCCCAATATGAAG CTTACGGCACTCTTTACAGTGCATGCAAGATTGGCGGTGCCAAATGCACTGGTGGCAGCGGCAGCGCCAGTGGCAGTAGCCGCAGTGTCATTGCCCGTCCCACAGCAactgaagatgatgatgaggaccGCTCAACTATTACTACCAGCCCTGCTCAGCAGACCTATGCTTCGGCCTGTGTAGACATGCTGGGCATCTTCACTTCTTGCACAGCCAAGGACCGTGATTTCACAAACCTCCCCTTCAAGGAGCAGGCCGAGTGCTACTG CTGCCGTGGCTCCGGTAATGACCTGACCTGGACCGATGCTATGGACAACTATGCTCGGACCTGCGCCGACTGGGCACGAACTGGCGAGTCCAAGACCGCCTACTCAG TTGCCAAGACATTTGCTACCTTCTGCGAGCGCTTCTCCAACGTTTGCGAGTTTGCTGGTGCTCAGACTCAAGGATCTGATTCTGATGAGTCCACCCAGGCCAGCACGACTGAAAACTCCAGCTCCCGCCAGACCGACGATTCCAGTGACAGCAATGACAACGATAGCGagaccagcaacaacaatgcCGGTCCTGTCACCGTCACCGTCGACGCTCAGCCTACCGAGACTGGTAACGATGCCACTTCGGCTCGCGCTGGCTTCGGTGCCGTCCTGGCCGTCATTGCTGCTTTGGCTATTACTCTATAA
- a CDS encoding hypothetical protein (BUSCO:21990at5125), giving the protein MQSSIKRMASSAANIYNSPALTHELVAKCSTTRARASILTLPHGVVQLPIFMPVATQASLKGITPEQLEETGCMLCLNNTYHLGLKPGQEVLDAIGGAHKLQGWNRNILTDSGGFQMVSLLKLATITEKGVEFLSPHDGTPMLLTPEHSMSLQNSIGSDIMMQLDDVLVTTSPDKARMREAMERSVRWLDRCITAHKKPESQNLFCIIQGGLDLEMRRECCREMLARDTPGIAIGGLSGGEAKADYCKVVATCTEMLPELKPRYVMGIGYPEDLVVSVALGADMFDCVWPTRTARFGNAVTKHGVLNMRNKKYADDFSPVEEDCKCMVCKSTAEGGMGVTRAFIHHNASKETVAAHLLTIHNVFYQLNLMRQIRETILEDRFPAFVRQFFAWLYADKAEYPEWAVGALKGVGIDLRSE; this is encoded by the exons ATGCAATCAAGTATCAAGAGAATGGCTTCGTCAGCAGCAAACATCTACAACTCGCCTGCCTTGACACACGAGCTTGTTGCAAAATGCTCC ACCACTAGAGCACGAGCATCAATTCTTACTCTCCCTCACGGTGTTGTTCAACTTCCCATATTTATGCCTGTGGCAACTCAGGCGTCTTTGAAAGGCATTACCCCAGAGCAACTTGAAGAGACGGGCTGCATGTTGTGTTTGAACAACACATATCACCTTGGTTTAAAGCCCGGACAAGAGGTTTTGGATGCTATAGGCGGAGCACACAAGCTTCAGGGATGGAACCGCAACATTCTGACTGACAGTGGCGG ATTCCAAATGGTCAGTCTGCTCAAACTTGCCACCATCACTGAAAAGGGTGTTGAATTTTTGAGTCCTCATGATGGCACACCTATGCTACTGACGCCCGAACACTCCATGTCATTACAAAACAGTATTGGCAGCGATATCATGATGCAACTCGACGATGTCCTTGTTACAACATCACCCGACAAGGCTCGGATGAGGGAGGCTATGGAACGCAGCGTGCGATGGCTGGACCGATGTATCACAGCCCACAAGAAGCCCGAATCGCAAAACCTATTTTGTATTATCCAGGGTGGTCTGGACCTTGAAATGCGTCGAGAGTGCTGTCGCGAAATGCTGGCCCGTGACACACCTGGTATTGCAATCGGCGGACTCAGTGGTGGTGAAGCGAAAGCAGATTATTGCAAAGTGGTCGCGACTTGCACAGAAATGCTTCCTGAACTGAAGCCACGATACGTCATGGGCATTGGCTATCCTGAAGATCTGGTGGTGAGTGTTGCGCTGGGTGCCGACATGTTTGACTGCGTGTGGCCTACACGAACCGCTCGATTTGGAAACGCAGTTACCAAGCATGGCGTTCTCAACATGCGCAACAAGAAGTACGCCGACGATTTCAGCCCTGTCGAGGAGGACTGTAAGTGTATGGTCTGCAAATCAACTGCTGAAGGAGGGATGGGTGTCACACGGGCATTTATCCACCACAACGCTTCTAAAGAGACTGTAGCGGCGCACTTGTTGACGATTCACAACGTCTTCTACCAATTGAATCTCATGCGCCAAATACGAGAGACAATTCTTGAGGATCGCTTCCCTGCATTTGTGCGACAATTCTTTGCTTGGCTATATGCTGACAAGGCAGAATATCCGGAATGGGCAGTTGGAGCATTGAAGGGTGTTGGCATAGATCTACGATCGGAATAA